The following proteins are encoded in a genomic region of Sneathiella marina:
- a CDS encoding acyl-CoA dehydrogenase family protein: MDFSLTDDQRQLQEMARKFATTELVDLAKELEEKNTPVPSDWMKRYGELGFLGMNIATEYGGMGVGNIEALLVLEEFVKISAAVAFPVFESSVGPVRALEHFATPALKERIIPAVCRGEKIVAVCMSEPAAGSALTDLKTRATKTDGEYIVSGQKRWCSGGGHADGYVVYSRMSDAPGAKGIGAIFVEKGMEGLSFGEPEQLMGFRGVPSADIFFDDVKAPLENEIVPAGGFGKLMEAFDLERCGNATMCLGIAQAAFDYALEYAQEREQFGKAIIDFQAIQIKLADMAMKLEASRLLIHRAAQQANDGLPSVRDSSLAKCFANEISREVCGIALQVMGAYGYSKSYGMEQRLRDSWGWGIAGGTIDIQKVNIAASYAGRRFNQRG; the protein is encoded by the coding sequence ATGGATTTCTCACTTACTGATGATCAACGTCAGTTACAGGAAATGGCGCGTAAATTTGCCACGACAGAGCTTGTCGACTTGGCAAAGGAACTGGAAGAGAAAAATACCCCCGTCCCTTCTGACTGGATGAAGCGATACGGTGAACTCGGGTTTCTCGGGATGAACATTGCGACCGAGTATGGTGGAATGGGCGTCGGAAATATCGAGGCTTTGCTTGTTCTGGAAGAATTTGTCAAAATTTCTGCTGCCGTCGCCTTTCCTGTTTTCGAGAGTTCCGTTGGACCAGTTCGTGCCCTAGAACATTTCGCAACACCAGCCTTGAAAGAGCGGATTATTCCGGCTGTTTGCCGCGGCGAAAAAATTGTTGCCGTCTGCATGTCGGAACCGGCTGCCGGATCAGCATTAACTGATTTGAAAACACGGGCCACCAAAACAGACGGTGAATATATTGTATCTGGACAAAAACGCTGGTGCAGCGGCGGCGGACATGCTGATGGGTATGTAGTTTACAGCCGCATGTCCGACGCCCCGGGTGCAAAAGGTATTGGTGCAATATTCGTTGAGAAAGGCATGGAAGGACTCAGTTTCGGCGAGCCCGAACAACTTATGGGGTTTCGGGGCGTACCCAGCGCTGACATTTTTTTCGACGATGTAAAAGCACCACTGGAAAACGAAATCGTCCCGGCGGGAGGGTTCGGCAAGCTCATGGAGGCATTTGACCTGGAGCGCTGTGGAAATGCAACCATGTGCCTGGGTATTGCCCAGGCAGCTTTTGATTACGCTTTGGAATATGCCCAGGAGCGAGAGCAATTTGGAAAAGCTATTATTGATTTTCAGGCCATCCAGATTAAGCTAGCTGATATGGCCATGAAGTTGGAGGCCTCTCGCCTTCTTATTCACAGAGCAGCACAGCAGGCAAATGATGGTTTGCCGTCTGTCCGTGATTCCAGTCTCGCGAAATGCTTCGCAAACGAGATCAGCAGAGAAGTATGCGGTATTGCGTTGCAAGTCATGGGTGCCTATGGCTATTCCAAATCCTATGGCATGGAGCAGCGGCTTCGCGATAGCTGGGGCTGGGGCATAGCGGGAGGCACCATTGATATTCAGAAAGTGAATATCGCTGCCTCCTATGCTGGCCGGAGATTTAATCAACGCGGCTAG
- a CDS encoding acyl-CoA dehydrogenase family protein, with translation MDFTLTEEQEAIRENVARLCSGFDDQFWLETDRTGNFPFEFHSAMAADGWLGITMPEEYGGAGLGVTEAAIMMHEVAKSSGGMSAASAIHINIFGPHPIVVFGNDEQKNRWLPPLIKGEVKTCFGVTEPNAGLNTTALETRAEKTANGDYLVNGRKIWTTTGQEADKIMLLARTTPKEKCKKVTDGLSLFYTDLNRDFVDVRIIDKMGRKAVDSNEVFIDNLPVPKEDLIGEEGKGFHYILHSLNPERVLVGMEGIGLGMNALQRAAKYAREREVFGRPIGKNQAIQHPLAENWMELEAAYLMAMKAAANYDAGLESGVYANAAKWLGGEAGFKACTQAVMTHGGMGYAKEFVVERLMREVMICRIAPVSPQLVLCYVAEKALGMPKSY, from the coding sequence ATGGATTTTACACTGACTGAAGAGCAAGAAGCCATTCGGGAGAACGTGGCGCGACTCTGTAGTGGTTTCGACGATCAGTTTTGGTTGGAAACTGATCGAACTGGTAACTTTCCGTTTGAATTCCATAGTGCCATGGCAGCAGATGGATGGCTCGGCATCACCATGCCTGAAGAATATGGAGGCGCGGGCCTGGGTGTGACCGAAGCTGCTATCATGATGCATGAGGTGGCAAAGTCATCTGGTGGCATGTCGGCCGCATCGGCCATTCACATCAATATTTTTGGACCACATCCGATTGTGGTTTTTGGCAACGATGAGCAGAAAAATCGCTGGCTCCCCCCTCTGATTAAAGGCGAGGTTAAAACATGTTTTGGTGTGACAGAGCCAAATGCCGGCTTGAATACTACCGCTCTTGAAACGCGTGCAGAAAAAACAGCAAATGGTGACTATCTGGTCAATGGCCGTAAAATCTGGACCACCACCGGACAAGAAGCCGATAAAATCATGTTGTTGGCACGAACAACTCCAAAGGAAAAATGCAAAAAAGTAACAGACGGTCTGTCGCTGTTCTATACGGATCTCAATCGGGACTTTGTCGATGTGCGGATCATCGATAAAATGGGTCGAAAAGCCGTCGATTCAAATGAAGTCTTTATTGATAACCTGCCTGTACCCAAGGAAGACCTTATCGGCGAAGAAGGCAAAGGGTTTCATTATATCCTTCACAGCCTCAACCCGGAACGGGTTCTCGTTGGCATGGAAGGCATTGGTCTGGGGATGAATGCCCTTCAACGTGCGGCGAAATATGCACGCGAAAGAGAAGTTTTCGGCCGCCCCATTGGAAAAAACCAGGCAATTCAACATCCGCTCGCGGAAAACTGGATGGAGCTGGAAGCGGCCTATCTCATGGCAATGAAAGCCGCCGCAAACTACGATGCAGGTCTGGAATCGGGTGTATATGCAAATGCCGCGAAATGGCTGGGCGGTGAAGCCGGTTTTAAAGCCTGTACGCAAGCCGTCATGACCCATGGCGGCATGGGATATGCCAAGGAATTTGTCGTAGAGCGATTGATGCGCGAGGTCATGATTTGCCGGATTGCCCCGGTAAGCCCGCAACTGGTCCTTTGTTACGTTGCGGAAAAAGCGCTGGGCATGCCCAAATCCTATTAA